A single Thermincola ferriacetica DNA region contains:
- a CDS encoding YeiH family protein, translating into MQTYENSGRNSISLLQPRPTGYLQGIALTLVLSVVAQKIVTFPYVSVMGTMVTAILLGITWRAVMNVPLEAKTGIDFTAKIILRLGIILMGVRLNIDDIISAGPRIVLLDITVITFAIIFIYFLGRQMQVDKKMALLTGVGTGVCGAAAVAAAAPVVDATEEQTAISVAIVALLGTIGTVVYTFLLKAGVMAGRLYGIFAGSTLHELAHVVAAAQPAGATATDIAVLVKLGRVALLAPAVLVIGLLFNRKQATGQKPGLRNLPIPWFIFGFLGVSIINTTGILPHQVIAFILNLSIFLLTMAMAALGLNVDISSFRRLGIKSFAIGFCGSVVLSALGFVLVTHFRF; encoded by the coding sequence ATGCAAACATATGAAAACTCCGGGAGAAACAGTATTTCTTTGCTTCAACCCAGACCAACGGGGTACCTGCAGGGCATCGCATTAACACTGGTATTAAGTGTGGTGGCACAAAAAATTGTGACTTTCCCTTATGTCTCCGTAATGGGGACCATGGTTACCGCCATTTTGCTGGGAATCACCTGGCGGGCAGTTATGAACGTACCTCTCGAGGCAAAAACGGGTATCGACTTTACAGCAAAAATAATTCTGCGACTGGGAATAATTCTCATGGGTGTGAGGTTGAATATCGATGATATCATTTCGGCCGGGCCCCGGATTGTACTGCTGGACATTACTGTAATCACCTTTGCCATAATCTTTATATACTTCCTTGGCAGGCAAATGCAGGTGGATAAAAAAATGGCTCTGCTCACCGGAGTTGGAACAGGGGTCTGTGGTGCCGCTGCCGTAGCCGCTGCCGCTCCGGTAGTAGATGCAACAGAAGAACAAACGGCTATTTCCGTGGCCATTGTAGCCCTGCTGGGCACTATCGGCACGGTGGTATATACTTTTCTGTTAAAAGCCGGAGTAATGGCTGGGCGTCTGTACGGCATTTTTGCCGGGTCAACTTTGCATGAACTGGCTCACGTAGTTGCCGCTGCCCAACCAGCCGGCGCCACGGCAACGGACATTGCTGTGTTGGTGAAATTGGGCAGGGTCGCTTTATTGGCCCCCGCCGTCCTGGTTATTGGCCTCCTGTTCAACAGAAAACAAGCCACCGGTCAGAAACCCGGCCTTCGCAACTTGCCTATTCCCTGGTTCATCTTCGGTTTCCTGGGAGTTAGCATTATCAATACGACAGGTATTCTTCCCCATCAGGTTATAGCTTTCATTTTAAACCTAAGTATCTTTTTATTAACCATGGCTATGGCTGCTTTGGGTTTAAATGTGGATATTTCCTCTTTCCGGCGCTTGGGTATAAAATCTTTTGCTATTGGCTTCTGCGGTTCAGTGGTCCTTTCTGCACTGGGCTTCGTGCTGGTCACCCACTTTAGATTTTAG
- the cobS gene encoding adenosylcobinamide-GDP ribazoletransferase has protein sequence MEFLLALQFLTRIPVTVRGNVEEKNLARSMAYYPVVGLLLGILTAAVYIILSQFFSPPVCDLFAVAFTVFITGNMHTDALMDTADGFFSGKPKDRILEIMKDSRVGSHGVIAGCLDLLFKFILLGQIPPDAKLAGLVLVPALGRWSLVYGSAVYDYARSGGGTGTFTDLVGRRELAWASVTVIIAGLFLLNLPGFILTACAFAGSVLLGRYINKKIGGVTGDTLGAMNECIEVLTLALIPLLLKLNLF, from the coding sequence GTGGAATTTTTGCTGGCCCTGCAGTTTTTAACCAGAATCCCGGTGACCGTTCGCGGAAATGTGGAAGAAAAAAACCTCGCCCGTTCGATGGCCTATTATCCGGTAGTGGGGCTGCTATTAGGCATACTCACTGCGGCAGTCTATATTATCCTGTCCCAGTTTTTCAGCCCACCTGTTTGTGACCTTTTCGCCGTGGCTTTTACCGTATTTATAACCGGCAATATGCATACCGACGCGCTGATGGACACAGCCGACGGATTTTTTAGCGGCAAACCTAAAGACCGGATACTGGAAATTATGAAAGACAGCCGGGTCGGTTCCCATGGCGTAATCGCCGGTTGCCTTGACCTGTTGTTTAAATTCATACTGCTGGGCCAAATTCCGCCTGACGCGAAACTGGCCGGCCTTGTCCTTGTTCCGGCCCTGGGGCGCTGGTCCCTGGTTTATGGCTCCGCCGTTTACGATTATGCCCGTTCAGGTGGAGGGACGGGCACATTCACCGACCTGGTTGGCAGGCGGGAACTGGCCTGGGCATCTGTAACGGTAATTATAGCGGGCCTTTTTCTGCTCAACCTGCCCGGCTTCATCCTGACAGCCTGTGCCTTTGCCGGGTCCGTACTTTTAGGACGATATATAAATAAAAAAATCGGGGGCGTCACCGGCGACACCCTTGGAGCCATGAACGAATGCATTGAAGTACTTACCCTGGCGCTGATACCCTTGCTCCTAAAGTTAAATTTATTTTAG
- a CDS encoding selenium metabolism-associated LysR family transcriptional regulator, whose translation MNRQHLELFKTVAEKKSFSKASEALHISQPAISQQINALEEYLGVKLLNRTTRKVTLTEEGKILYQYAIQICKLFDDAERALSEFTGVVKGTLTIGASLTIGEYLLPNIIGAFKVEYPQVQIILDVFNTKHIVRRLLEQNIDVGLVEGPVNNDDLSVEPIMEDELCVIVSQKHSLAGRNSVSLEELACFPFVLREKGSGTREVMEEALRNAGWDPKEMLINLELGSTEAVKAAVEANLGISILSKRTVQKELQLNSLKLLAIDGLKIIRNFYVVYNPKRHRTPAVEHFLNFIAGLNLS comes from the coding sequence ATGAACCGCCAGCACCTGGAATTATTTAAAACTGTCGCTGAGAAAAAGAGCTTTTCCAAGGCGTCTGAGGCTTTGCATATTAGTCAGCCTGCCATTTCCCAGCAAATTAATGCCCTTGAAGAGTACCTGGGCGTTAAGCTTTTAAACCGCACGACCAGAAAAGTAACCCTGACCGAAGAAGGCAAAATACTTTACCAATATGCCATTCAGATCTGTAAACTTTTTGACGATGCAGAACGGGCCCTTAGCGAATTCACCGGCGTGGTGAAAGGGACGCTGACGATTGGAGCCAGCCTGACGATCGGAGAATATTTGCTGCCTAATATAATTGGCGCTTTTAAGGTGGAGTACCCGCAAGTTCAGATTATACTGGACGTTTTTAATACAAAGCATATCGTACGCCGCCTGCTGGAACAAAATATTGATGTAGGTCTGGTGGAAGGGCCGGTAAATAACGATGACTTATCGGTGGAGCCCATAATGGAGGATGAACTTTGTGTTATAGTGAGCCAAAAACATTCGCTGGCCGGACGAAATTCCGTATCTCTGGAGGAATTGGCATGTTTTCCTTTTGTACTGCGTGAAAAAGGGTCCGGCACCCGGGAAGTGATGGAGGAAGCCTTGCGCAATGCCGGGTGGGACCCTAAAGAAATGCTGATAAATTTGGAATTGGGTAGTACAGAAGCTGTTAAGGCCGCAGTGGAAGCAAACCTGGGTATATCTATTCTGTCCAAACGTACAGTGCAAAAAGAATTGCAGTTAAATTCGCTGAAACTGCTGGCTATAGATGGGTTGAAAATAATAAGAAATTTTTATGTAGTCTATAATCCCAAAAGGCATCGCACCCCTGCGGTGGAACACTTCCTAAATTTTATTGCCGGGCTCAACCTGTCATGA